In a genomic window of Candidatus Delongbacteria bacterium:
- a CDS encoding FliA/WhiG family RNA polymerase sigma factor, with protein sequence MIDNIQAIWDEYLKNRDNNQLKEKLLLYYIPIVRVIAGRMMISLPDSVSIDDLISNGLIGLINAIEKFDDEKGVKFSTYANIKIKGAILDGLRELDWMPRGLREKSNMLEHAIRSAEMKFGRVPTDLEVSEELKMDMESFLDLLNEVKVVSLMSLDGAVGGRTESDRVLLDVIEDNRIKTPAEESEIAELKSILVKSIKQLKENERNVIALYYYEQLTLKEIGEVLGLTESRVSQIHTKVILTLRAKIKDYVNSK encoded by the coding sequence ATGATTGATAATATTCAGGCCATATGGGACGAGTATCTGAAAAACAGAGACAACAATCAATTGAAAGAAAAACTGTTGTTGTATTATATTCCTATTGTCAGAGTGATTGCCGGTAGGATGATGATCTCATTACCTGATTCAGTTAGTATTGACGATTTAATTAGTAATGGACTAATTGGGTTAATAAATGCCATCGAAAAGTTTGATGATGAAAAAGGCGTCAAATTCAGTACTTACGCAAATATTAAAATCAAAGGTGCTATTCTTGATGGTCTTAGAGAATTGGACTGGATGCCTAGGGGCTTAAGAGAAAAAAGTAATATGCTTGAACATGCTATCAGATCTGCTGAGATGAAATTCGGCAGAGTCCCAACCGATCTTGAAGTTTCAGAAGAATTGAAGATGGATATGGAATCATTTCTTGACTTGTTAAATGAAGTTAAAGTGGTTTCACTAATGTCTCTTGATGGAGCAGTTGGAGGCCGAACTGAAAGTGATAGAGTTCTTCTGGATGTTATTGAGGACAACCGAATCAAAACACCTGCTGAAGAAAGTGAAATTGCTGAGTTAAAATCTATACTTGTAAAATCCATTAAACAATTAAAAGAAAATGAAAGAAATGTAATCGCCCTTTACTACTATGAACAATTAACACTAAAAGAGATTGGCGAGGTATTGGGTTTAACTGAGTCTCGTGTCTCCCAAATTCATACCAAGGTAATTCTAACATTAAGAGCAAAGATTAAAGACTATGTAAATTCAAAATAA
- a CDS encoding MinD/ParA family protein translates to MSNNDQAKKLRDIAAKLRMSRFDTRRDSNVKRVAITSGKGGVGKSSFSLNLGIVLSKMNKKVLLIDADINLGNIDILLGVVPGKTLRDVVNENAKLEEILIKGPEGLTILPASSGDLELLKKGESVRETIEKQLTELELKFEFILVDTGAGIGSDVIDFALNSDEIIVITTTEPTAFTDAYAVVKTITSEKERSDISIMVNLVTDEKEAKEVYDRISMVSSHFLQKDVRFCGFMRRDGNVLNAIRNQTPFFIQNDRTPASRDIWNIAIEMIKRYKTLKKDNNSESMFGKILK, encoded by the coding sequence ATGAGCAACAATGATCAAGCAAAAAAATTAAGAGATATAGCAGCTAAACTGCGAATGAGTCGATTTGATACAAGACGTGATAGTAATGTTAAAAGAGTTGCTATTACCAGTGGTAAAGGTGGCGTTGGAAAATCAAGTTTCTCACTAAACCTTGGTATAGTTTTATCAAAAATGAATAAAAAAGTCCTTCTGATCGATGCGGATATCAATCTTGGAAATATAGATATTCTTTTAGGTGTTGTTCCCGGCAAAACTCTTCGTGATGTTGTAAATGAAAATGCAAAACTGGAAGAAATTCTTATCAAAGGTCCAGAAGGCCTAACTATATTGCCTGCATCAAGCGGAGACCTTGAGCTTTTAAAAAAAGGGGAAAGTGTCAGGGAGACAATTGAAAAGCAATTAACAGAACTTGAGCTAAAATTTGAATTCATTTTAGTTGATACCGGAGCTGGAATCGGTAGCGATGTCATAGATTTTGCACTAAACTCAGACGAGATCATTGTCATAACTACTACAGAGCCTACGGCTTTCACAGATGCCTACGCAGTTGTAAAAACTATAACTTCTGAGAAGGAACGATCTGACATATCTATTATGGTAAACTTAGTAACTGATGAAAAAGAAGCGAAAGAGGTCTATGATAGGATTAGCATGGTTTCGTCCCATTTTCTTCAAAAGGATGTGAGATTTTGTGGATTCATGAGAAGAGATGGAAATGTTTTGAATGCAATAAGAAATCAGACACCCTTTTTCATTCAGAATGACAGAACACCAGCAAGTAGAGATATTTGGAACATAGCTATAGAAATGATTAAAAGGTATAAAACATTAAAGAAAGATAACAACTCAGAATCAATGTTTGGTAAAATACTGAAGTGA
- the flhF gene encoding flagellar biosynthesis protein FlhF: MIIKKFTGNTMREAMNNVKEALGSDAIILKSEKVASGGIFDFSETKYIYEVTAAVDKTPVPAFEKKKFDDMLEKNKSTATQDLEKNKKYFNKETPNDNDYIKEIENKFKILDLKSDLEKIENKLDKMSDHIKYNEMPNLPDSLVPYYIKLKESGVDEKINKEIMMHIYMKLKGSDFDDLTLVKDSVISEIYKKLDVAPLEDRSEFAGPQKIALVGPTGVGKTTTLAKMAFNKKIFGNKKVAMITADTYRIAAVEQLKTYSRITNIPLEVVYKPEQMRSALLKFDSYDYILIDTAGRSQKNVEQMAELKRIVVEGSITDLCLVLSLNTKDKDLDDIIKRFSSVGFNRIIFTKLDETSGFGSALNIFEKTKIPVSFYTFGQNVPDDIECATKEELTKLLLNPELMNNKLR; the protein is encoded by the coding sequence ATGATAATTAAAAAATTCACTGGCAATACCATGCGTGAAGCAATGAATAACGTAAAAGAGGCTTTAGGATCTGATGCGATTATTCTAAAATCAGAAAAAGTAGCATCAGGTGGTATTTTCGATTTCAGTGAAACTAAATATATTTATGAAGTTACAGCAGCTGTTGATAAAACTCCTGTACCAGCATTCGAAAAGAAAAAGTTTGATGATATGCTTGAAAAAAACAAATCTACTGCAACTCAGGACTTAGAGAAAAATAAAAAATATTTTAATAAAGAAACACCAAACGACAACGATTATATTAAAGAAATCGAAAACAAGTTCAAAATATTGGATTTAAAGTCTGATCTGGAGAAAATTGAAAATAAGCTGGATAAGATGAGTGATCATATTAAATATAATGAAATGCCAAACTTACCAGATTCTCTTGTTCCTTATTACATTAAGCTTAAAGAAAGTGGAGTTGATGAAAAAATCAACAAAGAGATTATGATGCATATCTACATGAAGTTAAAAGGTTCAGACTTTGATGATTTGACATTGGTAAAAGATTCTGTTATTTCAGAGATATACAAGAAACTCGATGTAGCACCATTGGAAGACAGATCTGAATTTGCTGGACCTCAAAAAATTGCTTTAGTAGGACCTACTGGTGTTGGGAAAACTACAACTTTAGCTAAAATGGCTTTCAATAAGAAAATATTTGGAAATAAAAAAGTAGCAATGATTACAGCAGATACTTACAGAATAGCTGCAGTTGAACAGTTAAAAACTTATTCTAGAATAACCAATATTCCTTTAGAGGTAGTTTATAAGCCTGAACAGATGAGAAGTGCTCTTCTAAAATTTGATTCCTATGACTATATCCTAATCGACACAGCAGGAAGATCTCAAAAAAATGTTGAGCAAATGGCTGAATTGAAAAGAATCGTTGTGGAAGGAAGTATTACTGATCTCTGTCTTGTATTAAGTTTGAATACAAAAGATAAAGATCTTGATGATATAATAAAAAGGTTCTCGTCAGTTGGTTTTAACAGAATTATTTTTACAAAACTTGATGAAACATCTGGATTTGGTTCAGCACTAAACATATTTGAAAAGACAAAAATTCCTGTTTCTTTTTATACATTTGGTCAAAATGTACCAGATGATATCGAGTGTGCGACAAAAGAAGAATTGACAAAATTACTTCTGAATCCTGAGTTAATGAACAATAAACTGAGGTAA
- the flhA gene encoding flagellar biosynthesis protein FlhA, producing the protein MDSFLEKIAKRLDVAFAIGVISVISILVIPIPTWLIDVMLAVNFSISLIVILVSMYNKSPADFSVFPGLLLVVTLYRLALNVSTTRMIIGNKGDAGKMVQAFGEFVAGGNIIVGLIMFLILMIINIKVITNGSTRIAEVAARFTLDAMPGKQMAVDADLQNGVITEVEANKRRDRIRREADFYGAMDGASKFVKGDATAGIIITGINIIGGISMGVFYDNIEWTKALPIYTISTIGDGLVSSIPALIISTSAGIIVSRAASKNDLGTEMIEQLTWSWKALAIAGGVTFFFAIIPGLPFVPFAVMAILLGTLAWFIRKSEIDKEINEKKATEEKVMQEGLKEKSKPEKVEDFLKVDPLELEIGYNLINVADSDAGGDLIDRITMIRKQYATELGIIIPPIRIRDNIQLGPNEYVFKIRSNEEGRGFVHPDKFLALNPMNLDDSTVRGEPTVEPTFGLPAKWITSDQKEKAEIIGLTIIEPAAVVTTHIMEIIKKNAHRILSREEVHHLIENLKKDHKTVVDELIPAVLSMGIVQKVLQSLLKEGVPIRDLSLILESLSDYAVYTKDFETLTELVRQSLSSTITKKFADDESKITCMTLDPQVEQIITDGVKTSSSKGESFSLPPNLVASLIEDLNQKMEMMVMAGNMPILICSPSIRKFLKKLTEPYLPDLVILSFSELSANIQINSMYSVGA; encoded by the coding sequence ATGGATAGTTTTCTAGAAAAAATAGCAAAGAGACTTGATGTAGCTTTCGCAATAGGCGTAATAAGCGTTATTTCTATTTTAGTTATTCCCATACCAACCTGGCTTATCGATGTCATGTTAGCTGTGAATTTTTCTATATCACTTATTGTAATACTAGTTTCAATGTATAATAAATCACCTGCTGATTTTTCAGTTTTCCCTGGCCTTCTGCTCGTTGTAACTCTTTATCGACTAGCTTTAAACGTCTCTACGACAAGGATGATAATTGGAAATAAAGGTGATGCCGGCAAAATGGTTCAGGCTTTTGGAGAATTTGTTGCCGGAGGCAACATAATTGTTGGACTAATTATGTTTTTGATTTTGATGATTATCAATATCAAGGTTATCACTAATGGTTCTACTAGGATTGCCGAAGTTGCAGCAAGATTCACTCTTGATGCTATGCCTGGTAAACAGATGGCAGTCGATGCCGATTTACAAAATGGGGTAATTACTGAGGTTGAAGCAAACAAACGTCGTGACCGTATAAGAAGAGAAGCCGACTTCTACGGAGCAATGGATGGTGCCAGTAAATTTGTTAAAGGAGATGCTACTGCAGGAATAATTATCACTGGCATTAATATCATTGGTGGTATTTCCATGGGTGTTTTTTACGATAATATTGAATGGACAAAAGCTCTTCCGATCTATACAATTTCAACTATTGGTGATGGTCTGGTCAGTTCCATACCGGCATTAATTATTTCAACCTCTGCGGGTATTATTGTCTCCAGAGCTGCTTCCAAAAATGATCTCGGTACAGAAATGATAGAACAGTTGACTTGGAGTTGGAAAGCTCTAGCAATAGCTGGTGGAGTTACTTTCTTTTTCGCGATCATTCCTGGTCTTCCGTTTGTACCGTTTGCTGTAATGGCAATACTTTTAGGCACTCTTGCCTGGTTTATCAGAAAGTCTGAAATAGATAAAGAAATCAATGAAAAGAAAGCCACTGAAGAAAAAGTCATGCAGGAAGGTTTGAAAGAAAAAAGTAAACCTGAAAAAGTGGAAGATTTCCTTAAGGTTGATCCTCTTGAACTGGAAATTGGTTACAATTTAATCAATGTTGCTGACTCAGATGCTGGAGGTGATCTGATAGACAGAATTACCATGATAAGAAAACAATATGCAACTGAACTAGGTATTATAATTCCCCCTATTCGTATCAGGGACAATATTCAATTAGGTCCAAATGAATATGTTTTTAAAATCAGGAGTAATGAAGAAGGCAGAGGATTCGTTCATCCTGATAAATTTTTAGCCCTCAATCCCATGAACCTTGATGACTCCACCGTAAGGGGTGAACCGACAGTGGAACCGACATTTGGCTTGCCAGCAAAATGGATTACATCGGATCAAAAAGAGAAAGCTGAGATTATTGGCTTAACAATTATTGAACCTGCGGCGGTAGTTACGACTCATATAATGGAGATCATAAAGAAAAATGCCCATAGAATTCTATCCAGAGAAGAAGTACATCATCTTATCGAAAATCTGAAAAAGGATCATAAAACTGTAGTAGATGAGCTAATCCCTGCAGTTCTTTCAATGGGAATTGTTCAGAAGGTACTTCAATCGCTCTTGAAAGAAGGTGTGCCGATTAGGGATCTAAGTTTGATATTGGAATCATTATCCGATTACGCAGTGTATACAAAAGATTTTGAAACACTTACTGAGCTTGTAAGACAATCACTTTCTTCAACCATCACAAAAAAATTTGCTGACGATGAAAGTAAGATTACTTGTATGACACTAGATCCACAGGTCGAACAAATTATAACAGATGGTGTAAAAACATCTTCTTCGAAAGGTGAAAGTTTTTCTTTACCTCCGAACTTAGTCGCGTCATTGATTGAAGATTTGAATCAAAAAATGGAAATGATGGTGATGGCTGGTAATATGCCTATTCTAATTTGTTCTCCTTCAATAAGGAAATTTCTTAAAAAATTAACTGAACCCTATCTTCCGGATCTAGTTATACTTTCATTTTCAGAACTTTCTGCAAATATTCAAATTAATTCGATGTACAGCGTAGGAGCTTAA
- the flhB gene encoding flagellar biosynthesis protein FlhB, which translates to MAENESGSEKSEQPTQRKLEKAREKGNVSKSQEINTVSVLIISIVMIYFYGPHLKNVMAQIMQTIFLESSKVHLNSESVREYFFEGTLLFGVLILPFVAAVAIVAIVANILQIGLLWTLEPLVPKFEKLFDPANFYQRFFSLNMFVQLAKDLLKTIITGYVGYITISEKMEMFPILVDMSVKDIFIFTSDLVLLLLIRITAVLVVLAVLDKIYSSWKYTTDMKMTKQEVKEEHKNYDMPKEIKQKIMQKQMQVYMSGMMKNVPKADVIITNPIHVAIAVKYDPATMSSPKVIAKGLRLIADRIRELAIEHNIPIVENPPLARSLYKKVEVDQEIGEEFFKAVAEVLAYVYKLRDKTFGK; encoded by the coding sequence ATGGCTGAAAACGAATCTGGTTCGGAAAAATCAGAACAACCGACCCAGCGGAAACTGGAAAAAGCACGAGAAAAAGGAAATGTCTCTAAAAGCCAAGAGATTAATACTGTTTCTGTACTTATAATTTCCATAGTCATGATCTATTTTTATGGACCACACCTCAAGAATGTAATGGCACAAATTATGCAAACTATCTTTCTTGAGAGTTCTAAAGTTCATTTAAATAGTGAAAGCGTCAGAGAGTATTTCTTTGAAGGAACTTTGTTATTTGGAGTTCTAATTCTCCCCTTTGTTGCTGCTGTTGCAATAGTAGCAATTGTAGCAAACATTCTACAAATAGGATTATTATGGACACTAGAGCCATTGGTACCTAAATTTGAAAAACTGTTTGATCCTGCAAATTTCTATCAGAGATTTTTCAGTCTGAACATGTTCGTTCAATTGGCAAAGGATCTCTTAAAGACAATCATAACAGGTTATGTAGGATATATCACTATATCAGAAAAAATGGAAATGTTCCCTATCTTAGTGGATATGTCTGTTAAAGATATTTTTATTTTTACTTCTGATCTTGTGCTTCTCCTTCTCATAAGGATTACTGCTGTTTTAGTAGTATTAGCAGTTCTTGATAAGATCTATTCAAGCTGGAAGTACACAACAGATATGAAGATGACAAAGCAGGAAGTGAAAGAGGAGCATAAAAATTATGATATGCCAAAAGAGATCAAACAAAAAATCATGCAAAAACAGATGCAAGTCTATATGTCTGGAATGATGAAAAACGTACCAAAAGCTGACGTAATAATTACTAATCCAATTCATGTTGCAATTGCTGTAAAATACGATCCTGCAACAATGAGCTCACCTAAAGTAATTGCGAAAGGATTACGACTAATAGCGGATAGGATTCGTGAATTGGCAATTGAGCACAATATTCCAATAGTAGAAAATCCACCTTTGGCAAGATCATTGTATAAAAAAGTGGAAGTGGATCAGGAGATCGGTGAAGAGTTCTTCAAGGCTGTAGCTGAGGTATTGGCATATGTTTATAAATTAAGAGATAAAACTTTTGGAAAATAA
- a CDS encoding T9SS type A sorting domain-containing protein, producing MPEDTQLIIEQGTNVIFTRFCKIDVHGSIKAIGTFENPITFRSSSPELFSFDDSEAGSWNGIVFENTICENDTSKFQYCIFQNSKSVDDFDLFESSGGVFRIKGYSDIVIENSIFTRNFGFRGSAIGCYYGASPTIVSCLFFDNEAVYDGGAIANTYSFPRLYHNTFYNNRVQNDDPFVDTAVITNFKSKPVVYCNIVSDDETDSFKFVKPYYTIGNISNNYEGGNFNLIADPQFIDPASNNFLIEETSPAVDKFDIRTLGLFLPEKDLAGNQRIYGKCADSGAFENLDIVKIDDNSVKYNGLLTYPNPFNPETNINFNLDKSSNAKLAIYNVRGELVKLIFEGYLSKGIHQFIWKPQNNISSGVFFSILEIEGEKKITKMVYNK from the coding sequence GTGCCAGAAGACACACAGCTTATTATAGAACAAGGTACAAATGTAATTTTTACAAGATTTTGTAAAATAGATGTTCATGGATCAATAAAAGCTATTGGAACCTTTGAAAATCCAATAACATTTAGATCATCATCACCAGAATTATTCAGTTTCGATGACTCTGAAGCTGGTTCATGGAATGGAATAGTTTTTGAAAATACCATTTGCGAAAATGATACTTCTAAATTTCAATACTGTATATTCCAAAATTCAAAATCAGTAGATGATTTTGATCTTTTCGAGAGTAGTGGAGGAGTATTCAGAATAAAGGGCTATTCAGATATCGTTATTGAAAATTCAATATTTACTAGAAATTTTGGTTTTCGTGGTAGTGCAATTGGATGTTATTATGGAGCTTCACCTACAATCGTTTCATGCCTATTTTTCGATAATGAGGCAGTTTATGATGGTGGAGCTATCGCAAACACCTATTCTTTCCCAAGACTTTATCACAATACATTCTATAATAATAGAGTTCAAAATGATGATCCTTTCGTGGATACTGCTGTAATTACAAATTTCAAGAGTAAGCCTGTGGTATACTGTAATATTGTTTCAGATGATGAAACAGATTCTTTTAAATTTGTAAAGCCATACTATACGATAGGAAATATATCAAATAACTATGAGGGTGGTAATTTTAACTTAATTGCAGATCCGCAATTTATCGATCCAGCAAGTAATAATTTTTTAATAGAAGAGACTTCTCCAGCTGTAGACAAATTTGATATACGAACTCTTGGTTTATTTCTACCTGAGAAAGATTTAGCAGGGAATCAAAGGATATACGGTAAATGTGCAGATAGTGGAGCATTTGAAAATTTAGATATAGTAAAAATCGATGATAATAGTGTTAAATATAATGGTTTGTTGACTTATCCAAACCCATTCAATCCTGAGACTAATATCAATTTTAATTTAGATAAAAGTTCAAATGCTAAGTTAGCAATCTATAATGTAAGAGGCGAATTGGTAAAACTAATTTTTGAAGGATACCTTTCAAAAGGAATACACCAATTTATTTGGAAACCTCAAAATAATATCTCAAGTGGAGTGTTTTTTTCAATTTTAGAAATTGAAGGAGAAAAAAAGATTACAAAAATGGTTTATAATAAATAA